In Streptomyces sp. NBC_00448, the following are encoded in one genomic region:
- a CDS encoding ABC transporter permease, with protein MTQPDLTPTDVIHDIGYRSYDGPRLGRAYARKSLYVQSLRGAYGLGRSAKSKVLPMLLLAVMCLPALILVAVTIVTNRNDLPLQYTRYAIVLQAVITLFVASQAPQAVSRDLRFKTTPLYFSRPIEAVDYVAAKFAALASALFLLTALPLLILYIGALLAKLSFGHQTAGFAKGLVSIAVLSLLFAGIGLVIAAVTPRRGFGVAAVITLFVITYGAVSAVQGVAFNQEKWHVIGWLGLFSPITLIDGFQTWFLDATSAFPNAAGPPNAAAGIAYLLVIMAILAGSFGLLMRRYQKAGLS; from the coding sequence GTGACCCAGCCCGACCTGACGCCCACGGACGTCATCCACGACATCGGCTACCGGTCGTACGACGGGCCCCGTCTCGGCCGCGCCTACGCCCGCAAGTCGCTCTACGTGCAGAGCCTGCGCGGCGCGTACGGCCTCGGCCGCAGCGCCAAGTCCAAGGTGCTGCCGATGCTGCTGCTCGCCGTGATGTGCCTGCCGGCACTGATCCTCGTCGCGGTCACGATCGTCACGAACCGCAACGACCTGCCGCTCCAGTACACCCGCTACGCGATCGTGCTCCAGGCGGTCATCACGCTCTTCGTCGCCTCCCAGGCACCCCAGGCCGTCTCGCGCGACCTGCGCTTCAAGACCACCCCGCTGTACTTCTCGCGGCCGATCGAGGCCGTCGACTACGTGGCCGCGAAGTTCGCCGCGCTGGCCTCGGCGCTGTTCCTGCTGACCGCGCTCCCCCTGCTGATCCTCTACATCGGCGCGCTGCTGGCGAAGCTCAGCTTCGGCCACCAGACCGCCGGGTTTGCGAAGGGCCTGGTGTCCATAGCCGTCCTGTCCCTGCTGTTCGCCGGCATCGGGCTGGTGATCGCGGCCGTCACCCCGCGCCGGGGCTTCGGAGTCGCCGCGGTGATCACCCTGTTCGTGATCACCTACGGCGCCGTCTCCGCGGTGCAGGGCGTCGCGTTCAACCAGGAGAAGTGGCACGTCATCGGCTGGCTCGGGCTGTTCTCGCCGATCACCCTGATCGACGGCTTCCAGACCTGGTTCCTGGACGCCACCTCCGCCTTCCCGAATGCGGCGGGACCGCCCAACGCGGCGGCCGGGATCGCGTATCTGCTGGTCATCATGGCGATCCTGGCGGGCAGCTTCGGGCTGCTGATGCGCCGCTACCAGAAGGCGGGCCTTTCATGA
- a CDS encoding DNA-binding protein produces MNLRLETVVLDSQGLSTWISQERSTLAMIRSFHAMGADLVVCANTIIEVAHARVNTARLSWVLSQVKVEAVTEHAARSAVKLLKEAGLHGHKYAIDATVAELALRQPGPVAMLTSDVDDMAKLCVNRIRLVEV; encoded by the coding sequence GTGAACCTGCGCCTTGAGACCGTCGTACTGGACTCTCAAGGACTGTCCACCTGGATCTCGCAGGAGCGGAGCACCCTGGCGATGATCCGTTCCTTCCATGCGATGGGAGCCGACCTCGTGGTCTGCGCCAACACCATCATCGAAGTCGCGCACGCACGAGTGAACACCGCCCGTCTGAGCTGGGTCCTCTCCCAGGTCAAAGTGGAAGCGGTGACCGAGCACGCAGCCAGGAGCGCGGTCAAACTGCTCAAGGAAGCCGGTCTGCACGGCCACAAGTACGCGATCGATGCCACCGTCGCTGAACTGGCACTCCGACAACCGGGGCCGGTCGCGATGCTCACATCCGACGTCGACGACATGGCCAAGCTGTGCGTCAACCGCATCCGGCTCGTAGAAGTGTGA
- a CDS encoding TIGR02678 family protein — MSDDRLGDALAAQRAEEIRRGARALLHRPLLRAGSEEFRSVRQHAAELRTWFERNTGWALLVDAEVARLRREPGRDTDPTHPARDQRTGLPFSRRRYVLVCLCLAALERAEHQIALGRLAEQVVLAAADPALDEAGVAFTLTDREQRTDLVAAVRLLLDWGVLAKVAGDEEAFLKSAGDALYDVDRRVLAGLLVSRRGPSTVRAADFEERLAELGAEVLPDSDELRNRALRHTLTRRLLDDPVLYADELSDAERTYLTTQRGALTRRISELTGLVAEVRAEGVAMVDPDDDLTDLRMPEQGTDGHVALLIAEHLAGRGGTVARHELYLLVTGWALEHAGFWRRSAGVPGAEVELVEQAVARLTALGLVSEDSAGAVRGRPALDRYRVGETVLLEPGQSAPRKRRQTPAKSTKPEKKNAKGART, encoded by the coding sequence ATGAGTGACGACCGGTTGGGCGACGCGCTCGCCGCGCAACGGGCCGAGGAGATCCGGCGGGGCGCGCGGGCGCTCCTGCACCGCCCGCTGCTGCGGGCCGGCAGCGAGGAGTTCAGGTCGGTCCGGCAGCACGCCGCCGAACTGCGCACGTGGTTCGAGCGCAACACCGGCTGGGCGCTGCTGGTGGACGCGGAGGTGGCCCGGCTGCGCCGCGAACCGGGCAGGGACACCGACCCCACCCACCCGGCGCGGGACCAGCGCACCGGGCTGCCCTTCTCCCGGCGCCGCTACGTGCTGGTCTGCCTGTGCCTTGCGGCGCTGGAGCGCGCGGAGCACCAGATCGCGCTCGGGCGGCTGGCGGAGCAGGTGGTCTTGGCGGCGGCCGATCCCGCGCTGGACGAGGCGGGCGTCGCCTTCACCCTGACCGACCGGGAGCAGCGCACCGACCTGGTGGCGGCGGTCCGGCTGCTGCTGGACTGGGGCGTGCTGGCCAAGGTCGCCGGTGACGAGGAGGCGTTCCTCAAGTCGGCCGGCGACGCCCTCTACGACGTGGACCGCCGGGTGCTGGCCGGTCTGCTGGTCTCCCGGCGCGGTCCGAGCACCGTGCGCGCGGCGGACTTCGAGGAGCGTCTCGCCGAACTGGGCGCCGAGGTGCTGCCGGACAGCGACGAGCTGCGCAACCGGGCGCTGCGGCACACCCTGACCCGGCGGCTGCTGGACGATCCGGTGCTGTACGCGGACGAGCTGTCCGACGCCGAGCGTACGTACCTGACCACCCAGCGGGGCGCCCTCACCCGCAGGATCAGCGAACTGACCGGGCTGGTGGCGGAGGTGCGGGCGGAGGGCGTCGCCATGGTGGACCCCGACGACGACCTCACCGACCTGCGGATGCCCGAGCAGGGCACAGACGGCCATGTCGCCCTGCTGATCGCCGAGCACCTCGCGGGCCGGGGCGGCACCGTGGCACGGCATGAGCTGTACCTCCTGGTGACCGGCTGGGCGCTGGAGCACGCCGGGTTCTGGCGGCGCAGCGCGGGCGTTCCGGGCGCCGAGGTCGAACTGGTCGAGCAGGCGGTGGCCCGGCTCACCGCGTTGGGCCTGGTGAGCGAGGACAGTGCGGGCGCGGTCCGGGGCCGCCCGGCGCTCGACCGCTACCGGGTCGGTGAGACGGTCCTCCTGGAGCCGGGGCAGAGCGCACCCCGAAAGAGGCGGCAGACGCCCGCGAAGAGCACGAAGCCGGAGAAAAAGAACGCGAAAGGCGCGAGGACGTGA
- a CDS encoding LLM class flavin-dependent oxidoreductase, with translation MRLSTVILPIYRWAEGRKVWQGAEELGFHAAYTYDHLSWRVPFRDGPWFGAIPTLTAAAGATDTIRLGTMVTSPNFRHPVTLAKELMTLDDVSDGRVTLGIGSGGTGFDALVLGREEWSPRERADRFAEFVELLDRLLTQGDITFGGSYYSAVEARNIPGCVQTPRLPFAVAATGPRGMRLAAKYGQAWVTTGDPALYETGTPEESLAAIRGQIERLGSALRDAAREPAGVPKVLLTGFTPDRAAPFSSLDAFVDFAGRHAEAGIDEIVVHWPIPDSDFGYDHAIFEQIAIEAPGQLG, from the coding sequence ATGCGACTGAGTACCGTGATCTTGCCGATCTACCGTTGGGCCGAGGGTCGGAAGGTGTGGCAAGGGGCCGAGGAACTCGGCTTCCACGCCGCCTACACCTACGACCACCTGTCATGGCGGGTGCCGTTCCGCGACGGGCCGTGGTTCGGGGCGATCCCGACGCTGACCGCGGCGGCGGGGGCGACCGACACCATCCGGCTCGGCACGATGGTGACCTCGCCGAACTTCCGGCATCCGGTGACGCTCGCGAAGGAGCTGATGACGCTCGACGACGTCAGCGACGGGCGGGTGACGTTGGGGATCGGGTCCGGCGGGACCGGGTTCGACGCGCTGGTGCTGGGGCGGGAGGAGTGGTCGCCGCGCGAACGGGCGGACCGGTTCGCAGAGTTCGTGGAACTGCTCGACCGGCTGCTCACCCAGGGCGACATCACCTTCGGGGGCAGCTACTACTCCGCCGTCGAGGCGCGGAACATCCCCGGCTGCGTGCAGACGCCGCGGCTGCCGTTCGCGGTGGCGGCCACCGGGCCGCGGGGCATGCGGCTGGCTGCGAAGTACGGCCAGGCGTGGGTGACCACGGGTGACCCGGCGCTTTACGAGACGGGGACGCCGGAGGAGTCGCTGGCGGCGATCCGCGGCCAGATCGAGCGGCTCGGCTCGGCGCTGCGGGACGCCGCCCGTGAGCCGGCCGGCGTGCCCAAGGTGCTGCTGACCGGCTTCACTCCGGACCGGGCCGCTCCGTTCAGCTCGCTGGACGCGTTCGTGGACTTCGCCGGGCGGCACGCCGAGGCCGGGATCGACGAGATCGTCGTGCACTGGCCGATCCCGGACTCCGACTTCGGCTACGACCACGCGATCTTCGAGCAGATCGCGATCGAGGCACCGGGTCAGCTCGGCTGA
- a CDS encoding TIGR02677 family protein, producing the protein MSSTDRPHANPPATGAGEEGGRYQPFAHLTTENCALYRQMMGAFVRAKQEFSVHLRPEDVHLGLAAEERPSLDAVATALERLARWGNLRADPDTSRVTALEDFYRARHIYQLTREGEAAEEALAAYDEALGRRGELQAVALADITVQLRALLVMAERAEKDPTLVHLSLLALVDRFAGLAENARAFMSSLQRTVDLHEAEVEVFLAYKQRLIKYLERFIEDLVTRGAEIAGLLGELGGPPDGPVEPLLRLAAERDASDAAPDLAAEALAAAEIRWQGRWEGLRAWFVSVPGRNSQAKLLRAAARQAIPQLLSVVRALNERRAGRSDRSADFRELARWFAEAPDDAARHRLWRSAFGLYSARHLTIDQDSLAAQESEPVPSATTWYDAPGVRISPHLRRTGSYERRGRARAVQDRSQAKAYLAELANKQAEQTAAARARLATRGTVRLSELGELDRDAFRLFLLLLGDALAGWRPDRQTVSATTNDGTMEIRLTRAPGEGTAEIRTCDGVLRGPEHYVEVVDLTAKPQTVGAGHE; encoded by the coding sequence GTGAGCAGCACCGACCGTCCGCACGCGAATCCGCCGGCCACCGGTGCCGGTGAGGAGGGCGGGCGCTACCAGCCGTTCGCGCACCTCACCACCGAGAACTGCGCCCTCTACCGGCAGATGATGGGGGCCTTCGTACGGGCCAAGCAGGAGTTCTCCGTTCATCTGCGCCCGGAGGACGTGCACCTGGGGCTGGCTGCGGAGGAGCGTCCTTCGCTGGACGCGGTGGCGACGGCGCTGGAACGGCTCGCCAGATGGGGCAACCTGCGGGCCGACCCGGACACCAGCCGCGTGACGGCGCTGGAGGACTTCTACCGGGCCCGGCACATCTACCAGCTCACCCGCGAGGGTGAGGCCGCCGAAGAGGCGCTGGCCGCCTACGACGAGGCGCTGGGGCGTCGCGGTGAGTTGCAGGCGGTGGCGCTCGCCGACATCACGGTGCAGCTGCGGGCGCTGCTGGTGATGGCCGAACGCGCAGAGAAGGACCCGACTCTGGTCCACCTCTCCCTGCTGGCCCTGGTCGACCGCTTCGCCGGGCTGGCCGAGAACGCGCGGGCGTTCATGAGCTCGCTCCAGCGGACGGTTGATCTGCACGAAGCCGAGGTGGAGGTTTTCCTCGCCTACAAGCAGCGGCTCATCAAGTACCTGGAGCGGTTCATCGAGGACCTGGTCACCCGGGGCGCCGAGATCGCCGGCCTGCTGGGGGAACTGGGCGGGCCGCCGGACGGCCCGGTCGAGCCGTTGCTTCGGCTGGCCGCCGAACGCGACGCGTCCGACGCGGCCCCGGACCTCGCCGCCGAGGCCCTGGCCGCCGCCGAGATCCGCTGGCAGGGACGCTGGGAGGGGTTGCGGGCGTGGTTCGTCAGCGTCCCGGGCCGCAACTCCCAGGCGAAGCTGCTGCGGGCGGCCGCGCGCCAGGCGATCCCGCAGCTGCTCTCGGTGGTGAGGGCGCTGAACGAGCGGCGGGCCGGGCGCTCGGACCGCTCGGCCGACTTCCGCGAGCTGGCACGCTGGTTCGCCGAGGCCCCTGATGACGCGGCACGGCACCGGCTGTGGCGTTCCGCCTTCGGCCTGTACTCCGCACGGCACTTGACGATCGACCAGGACTCGCTGGCCGCACAGGAGTCGGAGCCCGTGCCGTCCGCTACGACCTGGTACGACGCGCCGGGCGTGCGGATCAGCCCGCACCTGCGCCGTACCGGTTCGTACGAGCGGCGCGGCCGGGCCAGGGCCGTACAGGACCGGTCGCAGGCCAAGGCGTACCTGGCGGAACTGGCGAACAAGCAGGCCGAGCAGACGGCGGCGGCCAGGGCCCGGCTGGCCACCCGGGGAACAGTACGGCTCAGCGAACTCGGTGAGCTGGACAGGGACGCCTTCCGGCTGTTCCTGCTGCTGCTCGGCGACGCCCTGGCGGGGTGGCGGCCCGACAGGCAGACGGTGTCGGCCACGACCAACGACGGGACGATGGAGATCAGGCTGACGAGAGCGCCCGGCGAGGGGACGGCCGAGATCCGCACCTGCGACGGCGTCCTCCGGGGACCCGAGCACTACGTGGAGGTCGTGGACCTCACGGCAAAGCCGCAGACGGTCGGTGCCGGGCATGAGTGA
- a CDS encoding metal-dependent hydrolase — translation MSHAIKPRRVTFDWKQTPLHWIPGEPTATHVINVLHLLLPAGERWFVKVFKEALPLVTDERLLKDVKGFMGQEATHSVQHAYVLEHLAEQRLDTEAYTRHVEWMFDVMLGERPPWGLPVPRREWLRFRLSLIAAIEHFTAVLGDWILDADALDGADSDEVMLDLLRWHGAEEVEHRSVAFDMYQHAGGKGAVRYLRRAEGMALAWPTLFYLWVAGARYLLRHDPQLDRGRYRFKDHRAAARRGLVPSWASLHGAMPRYLRRSYHPSQEGSLRKAVEYLAVSPAAQAVQPRTSAGGGAAEGPAVAS, via the coding sequence GTGAGCCACGCGATCAAGCCCCGTCGGGTCACGTTCGACTGGAAGCAGACCCCGCTGCACTGGATTCCGGGCGAGCCGACGGCGACCCACGTCATCAACGTGCTGCATCTGCTGCTGCCCGCGGGCGAGCGGTGGTTCGTGAAGGTGTTCAAGGAAGCGCTGCCCCTGGTCACGGACGAGCGGTTGCTCAAGGACGTGAAGGGCTTCATGGGCCAGGAGGCCACCCACAGCGTCCAGCACGCGTATGTGCTGGAGCACCTGGCCGAGCAGCGACTCGACACTGAGGCGTACACCCGCCATGTGGAGTGGATGTTCGACGTGATGCTGGGCGAGCGCCCGCCGTGGGGCCTGCCGGTGCCGCGCCGCGAGTGGCTGCGCTTCCGGCTGTCGCTGATAGCCGCGATCGAGCACTTCACCGCGGTGCTCGGCGACTGGATTCTGGACGCGGACGCGCTGGACGGCGCGGACAGCGACGAGGTGATGCTCGACCTGCTGCGCTGGCACGGCGCCGAGGAGGTCGAACACCGGTCGGTCGCCTTCGACATGTACCAGCACGCGGGCGGCAAGGGCGCGGTGCGCTACCTGCGGCGCGCCGAGGGCATGGCGCTGGCCTGGCCCACGCTGTTCTACCTGTGGGTGGCCGGTGCCCGCTATCTGCTGCGCCACGACCCGCAGCTGGACCGGGGCCGCTACCGCTTCAAGGACCACCGCGCGGCCGCCCGCCGCGGCCTGGTCCCCTCGTGGGCCTCGCTGCACGGGGCCATGCCCCGCTACCTGCGGCGGTCGTACCATCCGTCGCAGGAGGGATCGTTGCGCAAAGCGGTGGAGTACCTGGCGGTGTCCCCCGCCGCGCAGGCCGTCCAGCCCAGGACGTCCGCCGGCGGCGGGGCGGCGGAAGGGCCGGCCGTCGCCTCCTGA
- a CDS encoding ABC transporter ATP-binding protein produces the protein MTVIATESLSKRYPRVTALDRLTVDITPGVTGLVGANGAGKSTLIKILLGLAPASEGRATVLGRDVATDGAEIRALVGYMPEHDCLPPDVSATEFVVHMARMSGLPPTAARERTADTLRHVGLYEERYRPMGGYSTGMKQRVKLAQALVHDPELVLLDEPTNGLDPVGRDDMLGLIRRVHSDFGISVLVTSHLLGELERTSDHIVVIDGGKLLRASSTSDFTQTTGSLAVEVTDREDDLLAALTGAGLTAQGAGHLLMVDIAGDETYDTVRDAVAVLGVGLVRMEQRRHRIAELFADTDTDAGTDTDAHAPVPAGTGRNAR, from the coding sequence GTGACTGTGATCGCTACCGAGAGCCTGAGCAAGCGGTACCCGAGGGTGACCGCGCTCGACCGGCTGACCGTGGACATCACGCCCGGTGTGACCGGGCTGGTGGGCGCCAACGGAGCCGGCAAGTCGACCCTGATCAAGATCCTGCTGGGACTCGCCCCGGCCTCCGAGGGCCGTGCCACCGTGCTCGGCCGCGACGTGGCCACGGACGGTGCCGAGATCAGGGCCCTGGTGGGCTACATGCCCGAGCACGACTGCCTCCCGCCGGACGTCTCGGCGACCGAGTTCGTGGTGCACATGGCCCGCATGTCGGGCCTGCCGCCCACCGCGGCCCGCGAGCGCACCGCCGACACGCTGCGGCACGTCGGCCTGTACGAGGAGCGCTACCGCCCGATGGGCGGCTACTCCACGGGCATGAAGCAGCGCGTCAAACTCGCCCAGGCGCTGGTGCACGACCCCGAGTTGGTGCTGCTCGACGAGCCGACCAACGGCCTCGACCCGGTCGGCCGTGACGACATGCTCGGGCTGATCCGCCGCGTGCACAGCGACTTCGGCATCTCGGTGCTCGTCACCTCGCACCTGCTCGGGGAGTTGGAGCGCACCAGCGACCACATCGTCGTCATCGACGGTGGCAAGTTGCTGCGGGCGTCGTCCACCAGCGACTTCACCCAGACCACCGGCTCCCTCGCCGTCGAGGTCACCGATCGCGAGGACGACCTGCTTGCCGCGCTGACCGGCGCGGGGCTGACCGCCCAGGGCGCCGGCCACCTGCTGATGGTCGACATCGCGGGTGACGAGACGTACGACACCGTCCGCGACGCGGTGGCCGTCCTCGGCGTCGGCCTGGTCCGCATGGAACAGCGCCGCCACCGGATCGCCGAACTCTTCGCGGACACGGACACGGACGCCGGTACCGACACCGACGCGCACGCACCCGTCCCCGCGGGCACAGGAAGGAACGCCCGGTGA
- a CDS encoding SDR family oxidoreductase: MGGTDGTGGTDGGSGAEDAGRATGADAGASLDTESDGAEPARGPVRERFVTGAGGVRLCVTERGAAAAPGGPPTVMLVHGYPDSKEVWSPVAERLSDRFHVVSYDVRGHGRSSAPSPLRGGFTLEKLTEDFLAVVRAVSPDRPVHLVGHDWGSVQGWEFATVPAAEGRIASFTSISGPSLDHFGHWINRRLHRPTPRRVAQLLGQGAKSWYVGALHTPVLPELAWRGPLGKQWPKMLARAEKVPSDGYPTASLPQDAAHGAWLYRDNIRRRLGHPRPDPVAHVPVLLITPTRDAFLSERLYDDLDRWVPQLTRRTLPAKHWVPRSRPDQLARWITDFVAATEGEAALDDPGPGPAVRTVLGRGLPAARERFAGQLVVVTGAGSGIGKATALAFAEAGARVVAVDRDAEGAASTAAAARRAGAPDAWPEVVDVADADAMEKFAARTADLRGVPDVVVNNAGIGLAGAFLDTTPEDWKQVLDVNLWGVIHGCRLFGRQMAERGQGGHIVNTASAAAFQPSRALPAYSTSKAAVLMLSECLRAELAPHGIGVSAICPGLVNTAITGSARHAGVSDEEQERRRAKSAKLYALRNYPPEKVARAVVRAVRRDTAVVPVTPEARGARLLSRMSPGALRALARVDPPM, encoded by the coding sequence ATGGGTGGGACGGACGGAACGGGCGGGACGGACGGCGGGAGTGGCGCGGAGGACGCGGGCCGGGCAACGGGCGCTGACGCGGGCGCGAGCCTTGACACGGAGTCGGACGGCGCCGAGCCGGCGCGCGGTCCGGTGCGGGAGCGGTTCGTGACCGGCGCCGGCGGCGTGCGGCTGTGCGTGACCGAGCGAGGTGCGGCCGCCGCGCCCGGCGGCCCGCCGACCGTGATGCTGGTGCACGGCTATCCGGACAGCAAGGAAGTCTGGTCGCCGGTCGCCGAGCGGCTCTCCGACCGCTTCCACGTGGTGAGCTACGACGTGCGGGGGCACGGCCGCTCCTCCGCGCCGAGCCCGCTCAGGGGCGGCTTCACCCTGGAGAAGCTGACCGAGGACTTCCTCGCGGTCGTCCGTGCGGTCAGCCCGGACCGCCCGGTGCACCTGGTCGGCCACGACTGGGGCTCCGTGCAGGGCTGGGAGTTCGCCACCGTGCCCGCCGCCGAGGGCCGGATCGCCTCCTTCACCTCGATCTCCGGCCCGAGCCTCGACCACTTCGGCCACTGGATCAACCGTCGCCTGCACCGCCCCACCCCGCGCCGCGTCGCCCAACTCCTCGGCCAGGGAGCCAAGTCGTGGTACGTCGGCGCCCTGCACACCCCCGTGCTGCCCGAGCTGGCCTGGCGGGGACCGCTCGGCAAGCAGTGGCCCAAGATGCTCGCCCGGGCCGAGAAGGTCCCCTCCGACGGCTATCCGACCGCCTCTCTCCCGCAGGACGCCGCGCACGGCGCCTGGCTCTACCGCGACAACATCCGGCGCCGGCTCGGCCACCCGCGCCCCGACCCCGTCGCCCACGTGCCGGTCCTGCTGATCACCCCCACCCGCGACGCCTTCCTGTCCGAGCGGCTCTACGACGACCTCGACCGCTGGGTGCCTCAGCTGACCCGCCGCACCCTGCCGGCCAAGCACTGGGTGCCGCGGTCCCGGCCGGACCAACTGGCCCGCTGGATCACGGACTTCGTGGCCGCCACCGAGGGTGAGGCCGCTCTCGACGACCCTGGACCGGGCCCCGCTGTGCGGACCGTGCTCGGCCGGGGCCTGCCGGCCGCACGCGAGCGGTTCGCCGGGCAACTGGTGGTGGTCACCGGCGCCGGCAGCGGCATCGGGAAGGCGACCGCGCTCGCCTTCGCCGAGGCCGGTGCGCGGGTGGTCGCGGTGGACCGGGACGCGGAGGGCGCCGCCTCGACCGCGGCGGCCGCCCGCCGGGCCGGCGCGCCCGACGCCTGGCCCGAGGTGGTCGACGTCGCGGACGCCGACGCGATGGAGAAGTTCGCCGCCCGCACCGCCGACCTGCGCGGAGTGCCCGACGTGGTGGTGAACAACGCGGGAATCGGGCTGGCCGGCGCCTTCCTCGACACCACCCCGGAGGACTGGAAGCAGGTACTGGACGTCAACTTGTGGGGCGTCATCCACGGCTGCCGGCTCTTCGGCCGCCAGATGGCCGAGCGCGGCCAGGGCGGCCACATCGTCAACACCGCGTCGGCCGCCGCCTTCCAGCCCTCCCGCGCCCTGCCCGCGTACAGCACCTCGAAGGCCGCCGTGCTGATGCTCAGCGAGTGCCTGCGGGCCGAACTCGCCCCGCACGGCATCGGGGTGAGCGCGATCTGCCCCGGCCTGGTCAACACCGCGATCACCGGCAGCGCACGGCACGCGGGCGTCAGCGACGAGGAGCAGGAGCGGCGCCGGGCCAAGAGCGCCAAGCTGTACGCCTTGCGCAACTACCCGCCGGAGAAGGTCGCCCGGGCCGTGGTGCGCGCGGTGCGCCGGGACACCGCGGTCGTCCCGGTCACACCCGAGGCGCGCGGTGCGCGGCTGCTGTCGCGGATGTCCCCGGGTGCGCTGCGCGCGCTCGCCCGGGTCGATCCGCCGATGTAA
- a CDS encoding MerR family transcriptional regulator: MTTAEEQRAYRIEDLSHLSGTTVRTIRAYTDRGLLPKPERQGRANVYDDTHLARLRQIADLLERGYTLASIKELLAAWDAGTGLGGVLGLVGEVDRPWSDEAPARTALAELTDAFGGVMDLTAVEEALRLGVLEAVPGHDDEFLAPSPSELAVAAELHRAGVPLAAITGHLREVRGHVEHISERFLEFTTEYVFQRFLQHPPTDEEAAEAADLIRRLRPLAQQTVDAELARAMRLRATEHIRRHLGDAAAFTPPAEQEPPGSGAEAGHRSSAEGAPPEATAPAPSAGTVPSAAPSSTPPSPPSVLVPLPAPTVAAVRELVGADRVPAFVAAAADREVAARRMDALADRPAAP, translated from the coding sequence GTGACCACCGCGGAAGAGCAGCGCGCCTACCGGATCGAGGACCTGTCCCACCTCAGTGGCACCACGGTCCGCACGATCCGGGCGTACACCGACCGCGGCCTGCTGCCCAAACCCGAGCGGCAGGGCAGGGCCAATGTCTACGACGACACCCATCTGGCCCGGCTGCGGCAGATCGCCGACCTGCTGGAGCGCGGCTACACGCTGGCGAGCATCAAGGAGTTGCTCGCCGCCTGGGACGCGGGCACTGGCCTCGGCGGCGTACTCGGACTGGTCGGCGAGGTGGACCGGCCGTGGTCCGACGAGGCACCGGCCCGGACAGCGCTGGCCGAGCTGACCGACGCGTTCGGCGGCGTGATGGACCTGACAGCGGTCGAGGAGGCTCTGCGGCTGGGCGTCCTGGAGGCGGTGCCCGGACACGACGACGAGTTCCTGGCGCCGAGCCCCAGCGAGCTGGCCGTCGCGGCCGAACTGCACCGTGCCGGGGTGCCGCTGGCCGCGATCACCGGGCATCTGCGCGAGGTGCGCGGCCATGTCGAACACATCTCGGAGCGGTTCCTGGAGTTCACCACGGAGTACGTCTTCCAGCGCTTCCTCCAGCACCCGCCGACCGACGAGGAGGCCGCCGAGGCCGCCGACCTCATCCGGCGGCTGCGCCCGCTCGCCCAGCAGACCGTCGACGCCGAGCTGGCCCGAGCGATGCGGTTGCGGGCCACCGAGCACATCCGGCGCCATCTGGGGGACGCGGCCGCGTTCACGCCGCCGGCCGAGCAGGAGCCGCCCGGGTCCGGGGCGGAAGCGGGGCACCGGAGCAGCGCGGAAGGCGCCCCGCCCGAGGCCACCGCGCCCGCGCCCTCCGCCGGCACCGTGCCTTCGGCGGCACCCTCGTCCACGCCCCCGTCGCCCCCGTCCGTACTCGTACCGCTGCCCGCGCCCACCGTCGCCGCCGTACGGGAACTGGTGGGGGCCGACCGGGTCCCGGCGTTCGTCGCTGCCGCCGCCGACCGCGAGGTGGCCGCCCGCCGGATGGACGCGCTGGCCGACCGCCCCGCCGCTCCATGA